In Rhinopithecus roxellana isolate Shanxi Qingling chromosome 4, ASM756505v1, whole genome shotgun sequence, a single genomic region encodes these proteins:
- the LOC104663382 gene encoding LOW QUALITY PROTEIN: butyrophilin subfamily 3 member A3 (The sequence of the model RefSeq protein was modified relative to this genomic sequence to represent the inferred CDS: inserted 5 bases in 5 codons; deleted 2 bases in 2 codons) — MEPTPCDDSSVCCAWTPWAHPGEDSDLHCHLFLTVSAETMELRWISSSLRRVMNMYVDCKEVEDRQSAEYRGRTSILQDGITAGNAALRIYNVTASDNGKYLCYFQDGDFYEKALVELKVAALGSDIHIEVKGYEDGGIHLGCRSTGRYPQPPIQWSNTKGENIPAVEAPMVADGVGLXAIAASVIMRGSSGEGVSCIIRNFLLGLEKTASISIEDPFFRIAKPWITALAGTLPISLLLLTGASYFLQQERKEKTALSRETEREREMKEMGYATXKQEISLRERSKIQHMARGEMSSAYHEWKMALFKPVYVILYPDMANAIVLVSEDQRSVQPAEEPHDLPDDPERFEWRYCVLXCENFTSGSHYWEVEVGDRKEWHIGVCSKNMERKKXWVKMTPENGYWTMGLTDENKYQALTEPRTNLKLPEXPRKVGIFLDYETGEISFYNATDGSHIYTFPHTSFSEPLYPVFRILTLEPTALTICPTSKEAESSPDPDLVPDHSLETSVTPGLANESGERQADVTSLLLPAQPGAEVSPSTTTNQNHKLQAHPQALY; from the exons ATGGAGCCTACTCCTTGTGACGACAGCTCAGTTTGCTGTGCTTGGACCCCATGGGCCCATCCTGGTGAAGACTCTGATCTGCACTGTCACCTGTTCCTGACAGTGAGTGCAGAGACCATGGAGCTGAGGTGGATAAGTTCCAGCCTAAGGAGGGTGATGAACATGTATGTAGATTGCAAGGAAGTGGAAGACAGGCAGAGTGCAGAGTATCGAGGTAGAACTTCGATTCTTCAGGATGGCATCACTGCAGGGAATGCTGCTCTCCGAATATACAATGTTACAGCCTCTGATAATGGAAAGTACTTGTGTTATTTCCAAGATGGTGACTTCTATGAAAAAGCCCTGGTGGAGCTGAAGGTTGCAG CATTGGGTTCTGATATTCACATTGAAGTGAAGGGTTATGAGGATGGAGGAATCCATCTGGGGTGCAGGTCCACTGGCCGGTACCCACAACCCCCAATACAGTGGAGCAACACCAAGGGAGAGAACATCCCGGCTGTGGAAGCACCTATGGTTGCAGATGGAGTGGGTC TAGCAATAGCAGCATCCGTGATCATGAGAGGCAGCTCTGGGGAGGGTGTGTCCTGCATCATCAGAAATTTCCTCCTGGGCCTGGAAAAGACAGCCAGCATTTCCATCGAAG ACCCCTTCTTCAGGATCGCCAAGCCCTGGATCACAGCCCTGGCAGGGACCCTGCCTATCTCGCTGCTGCTTCTCACAGGAGCCAGTTACTTCTTGCAGCAAGAGCGGAAGGAAAAAACTGCTCTGtccagggagacagaaagagagcgAGAGATGAAAGAAATGGGATATGCCA AAAAGCAGGAAATAAGCCTAAGAG AGAGGAGTAAAATCCAGCACATGGCTC GAGGAGAGATGTCTTCAGCCTATCATG AATGGAAAATGGCCCTTTTCAAGCCTG TGTATGTGATTCTGTATCCAGACATGGCAAACGCCATCGTTCTTGTTTCTGAGGACCAGAGGAGTGTGCAGCCTGCTGAGGAGCCCCATGACCTACCAGACGACCCTGAGAGATTTGAATGGCGTTACTGTGTGC GGTGTGAAAACTTCACATCAGGGAGTCATtactgggaggtggaagtgggggACAGAAAAGAGTGGCATATTGGGGTGTGTAGTAAGAACATGGAGAGGAAAA TTTGGGTCAAAATGACACCAGAGAATGGATACTGGACCATGGGGCTGACTGACGAGAATAAATATCAGGCTCTCACTGAGCCCAGAACCAACCTGAAACTTCCTG CCCCTAGGAAAGTGGGGATCTTCCTGGATTATGAGACTGGAGAGATCTCATTCTACAATGCCACGGATGGATCTCATATCTACACCTTTCCGCACACctctttctctgagcctctgtatCCTGTATTCAGAATTTTGACCttggagcccactgccctgaccATTTGCCCAACATCAAAAGAAGCAGAGAGTTCCCCCGATCCTGACCTAGTGCCTGATCATTCCCTAGAAACATCAGTGACTCCGGGCTTAGCTAATGAAAGTGGGGAGCGTCAGGCTGATGTAACATCTCTGCTTCTCCCTGCCCAGCCTGGAGCTGAG GTCTCCCCCTCCACAACAACCAATCAGAACCAT AAGCTACAGGCACACCCTCAAGCACTTTACTGA